In Populus alba chromosome 9, ASM523922v2, whole genome shotgun sequence, a genomic segment contains:
- the LOC118058698 gene encoding CCG-binding protein 1: MIKSLLLRSFPSPLLIEARDVNRSSKRVVSSTITCSSSRSDDALNIPKLDPFSRTKIERAVKSLPLIQKSENELADYCSTLEGDDSYSCWRAYFELKDLERESPKEDVVRLIIQSGGVKSLIGCLHGITSMNKGKKKAFSMAAPPNVMKERERPCPVPDGLPKSLEELEEEERARMPDSPFTRMLRTKGRFPAWYSPAPDHETD, from the exons ATGATAAAATCACTTCTCTTACGTTCATTTCCATCTCCTTTACTGATAGAAGCCCGAGATGTTAATCGTTCAAGCAAGAGAGTTGTTTCTTCTACCATTACTTGTTCTTCTTCAAGAAGTGATGATGCTTTAAATATTCCTAAACTCGATCCCTTTAGCCGAACCAAGATTGAGCGAGCTGTTAAGTCACTACCCCTGATTCAAAAATCCGAGAACGAACTTGCTG ATTATTGTTCAACTCTTGAAGGGGATGATTCTTATAGCTGCTGGAGAGCTTATTTTGAACTGAAAGATCTTGAA AGAGAGTCACCGAAAGAGGATGTAGTGAGGCTAATTATCCAATCTGGTGGTGTTAAGTCATTAATTGGGTGCTTACATGGAATAACATCAATGAACAAAGGTAAAAAGAAAGCTTTCAGTATGGCGGCACCACCGAATGTgatgaaagaaagagagagaccgTGTCCAGTACCAGATGGTTTGCCAAAATCGCTGGAGGAGCTTGAAGAGGAAGAAAGAGCTAGAATGCCGGATTCACCATTTACTAGAATGCTTAGAACTAAAGGAAGGTTCCCTGCTTGGTACTCTCCTGCTCCGGACCACGAAACAGATTGA